The DNA window CCTCCTCCAGCGCCCCCTGCTCCATCATCAGGTGGAAACGCCTGTCGCACTGGGCATAGAGGTCGGCGCGCGGCGGGTCGAGCACGATGACGGTGAAGCGCAGGTTCTCCGGCGCACCCTGGGCGGTCTGGCTCTGCCAGTGGGACAGCGGATGGCCGGTCGCCTCCAGCACCTCCCAGGCGCGGGTCAGGCGGGTGGTGTCGCCGGGATTCAGCTTGGCCGATGCCGGGTCGCGGGCGACCAGCTCGGCACGGAAGGTTTCGCCGCCGATGGTCTCCAGCCGGGCATGGGCAGCGGCGCGCACCTCGTCCGGGATGGGCGGGACCTCGCTCAAGCCCTGCATCAGCGCACGCAGGTAGAGACCGGTGCCTCCGACCACCACGGGCAGCCGGCCGTCTTTCTTGGCGGCGTCGATCTCCGCCAGAGCCATGTCGCGCCAGCGCGCCGCCGACCCGCGCTCTGCCGCCGGCAGCACGCCATAGAGGCGGTGCGGCGCCCGCGCCAGATCGTCGGCCGGCGGGCGGGCGGTCAGCACATCCAGGTCGGCGTAGAGCTGCATGCTGTCGGCATTGATGACCGTGCCGCCGAACGCCTCGGCGACAGCGAGTGCCAGTCCCGACTTGCCCGACGCGGTCGGCCCGCCGATGACGACGACGTCGGTGAGGTGGGTGGTAAGGTCGCTCATCCCCCTTCCATGGCGTCCCCGCGCTTCCATTGCAACACCCAACCGCATGACGACGCCGAAGCTTCGTTGGACCCGGCTCCCCGCCTGTGGTAGGCAGCGCGCAAAGGCCCTCTTTTCCTCGGGATACCCGCCGATGAACGCCGTCGCCACGCTGATCGCCCCCCGCACCGCCACGCTCGACGAGTCCGTCGTCCAGACCGCCAAGGCGGCGCTGGTCGGGCTGGGCGCCGACGCCGGAGCGCCGGATTGGCTGGCCCCCGGCACCGCCTGCGACCTGCCCTTCGGCAACCTCGCGCCGGAACAGGCGGAGGCGGCGATCC is part of the Azospirillum lipoferum 4B genome and encodes:
- the miaA gene encoding tRNA (adenosine(37)-N6)-dimethylallyltransferase MiaA is translated as MSDLTTHLTDVVVIGGPTASGKSGLALAVAEAFGGTVINADSMQLYADLDVLTARPPADDLARAPHRLYGVLPAAERGSAARWRDMALAEIDAAKKDGRLPVVVGGTGLYLRALMQGLSEVPPIPDEVRAAAHARLETIGGETFRAELVARDPASAKLNPGDTTRLTRAWEVLEATGHPLSHWQSQTAQGAPENLRFTVIVLDPPRADLYAQCDRRFHLMMEQGALEEVRRLDALARDQGLAADLPVLKALGVPELRRHLHGEIPLAEAVALAQQSTRRYAKRQVTWFRHQIVGKTPEMLVSHTGQHSCHTIDLPCSPAVRNAMLDRLRTILNY